Part of the Melopsittacus undulatus isolate bMelUnd1 chromosome Z, bMelUnd1.mat.Z, whole genome shotgun sequence genome is shown below.
TAGAGCTGCGGTGGCACAGGATAAACCtgaacaggggagatttaggctGAGTataaggaagctcttccctgtgagggtgctgaggcgctggcacagggtgcccacagaagctgtggctgccccatccctggcagtgctcaaggccaggttggacacaggggcttggagcagctgctccagcggaaggggtccctgcctgtggcaggggttggagctggaggagctttaaggtcccttccaacccaatcaacccaaaccagtttgtgcTTCTATGCCAGTGGTGCAGGGAAGGTGGGGACAGCACCACATGgtgctcctggctgtgctgcccaACACCAGCCTCACATGGGTGAACCAAAGGGGCAGCACTGGACCCCCAACCCATATCTGAGTCAGTATTAGAAAGAACAGGAGGTGGCAGGAGTGTGGCAGCACCCTTAAGTCCATCAGCCTCATCCCTGGGCACACAGGCAGCATTCCAGAGGAAGCACAGCTGGCTGcaagccctgctgcaggctccaGGCCTCCAGCTTGCTCTGGTTGCTGGGAAGCCACCTCCTTGCCTGGGGAAGCAGGACAATGCTGATGTGGTGTTAACAGTGAGCATGCAAAGACCCCTGCAGCATGGCCCCACAGGTCGAACCACCCCTCCATACCTGAGCACATCAGATGGGCTTCCAAGGACCACTGCACACCATCCTGGACCATATTTTCCCCTTGCAAGTGCTGCCCAGGGTGAACTATACATacaaagataattttaattaatttatttatttctttacacaTAACTGAAAGTGATGTTACAGTACATAAGTTATTTACAACTGTGCAGTAATGTGttgcaaaataaattatctaGAAGGCAGCAAAAGTACATTGTTAATGTATATAAAAACTGTACAGCATTTATGGGatacaatttttctttatatgagtATTGGCTCTGTAGTGTTTTCAAGTTATGTTCTCAGAAAGAGAAACGAAATGCCcaagattaaaggaaaaaaaatatataaaccaCATGGATTTTACTCCATTAAAAACACAGTTGGCAAAGTCCTTTCTCTGCATCACCACTTGCCTGCCCGGCCGTGCCGCTCCGGCGGCTCCTGCGCTCTTCCAAAGGCTGTTGAGAGCGGCTGCTGTGGGTGCCGGAGCTGTCCTCACCTCCAGAGCCGCGGCTGCCCAACCCGGACACTGTCTGTTTGCTTCtacttgtttttgtttgcttttttttctcttttttttgtgtttttttttgaagtttttgtcttttttttttttttagattttattttttttagacatACCCAGGATGGAACGAGAAACTCAAAACacccccacccaccccccatGGTTTCCTACTGCAGCCTCTCCAAGCGGAGATCCGCCGGTGGAAAAAGAGAGCTGGAAAATCACGGTGTTCACAAGTACATGGATCACGCTGGGTCGCTGGCCCTgctcagcagcttctgcaaCACACAGACGGTGTCCTTGGCATCCCCTCAGCGCATGTGCCAGTCTCCTGGCCGCTGCGTGCCCGCTCCCCCCGTGCAGCCCGGCTGCCTCCCTGCAAAGGAGATGCGCCCTGGCCCACTACCCGGCAGAGCTGCCTTCAGTCTGGAAGGGAGGGACACGTTGTGAAGAAAGTgcaattattttctcattgttttgTTGTCTGCCGAtagctgcttcctcctcctctgaccAGGGATTCATCAGCAAGCGGTAAGGGTGAATGTGAGCTCGACCGCCCGACCTCGGAGGGCTCCCGTCCGTGCCAGTGTTCAGTGATGTCTCCTGGTTTTGAACTGTCATGCCGGCAAGAGGACAAAGTCATCGTTCACGTCGACCATTGGCACGTAGAATGAGGGCACCTCGTTCACACAGAGGGATTTGTGCCCCGCAGGGTCCAGCTCCTGCACCTTCAGCTGCCACTCCATCCTTTGCACTGcgttcagagcagcagcttcgTGTTGCTGGCGCATGAGCAGGCACGTCTGGAttgggggggaagaaagaacaaGCAGACAACCATCATTTCAGTGCCCATAGTGCCCATCCTTGCTGGAATAAATGAAGGAATTCAGTCTTTAGCTAGGCATCAAACAGTCTCAACAACAAAGTGAATGTGCAACCTGGTCGAGTGgaaagtgttcctgcccatggcagggggggttggaaattgaggagctttaaggtccttttcaacctaacccatcctatgattctatgaagggcAAGCAGGAGAGGGCAGGAAAGGCTCCTGCTGCACGCTCTATCTGGCAAAGGTAGGAGGAATGCAGCCATCATGGTggacagagcagcagaggatgCCACAGGCACCCTTTTAGGAAGGCAACCTGGACTTGGGATGTCTGCTGAGCCTAATTCCAGCAGAAGCAGGGGTGAACCCAAAAGGGCCTTGGGGGATGGCTTTTAAAGGGTCACAAGCACTCAAGAGCACTGACCCTGCTGGTAGCAGACAGTCCCACTGACCTCAACTGTGGCCCTTTGCCACCCAAGAGCAGGGTCCTGCTCCCTTCATGGGAGCTGTCACCTCCCTCCATGTCACCACCTGGAAGCACAatcatccctgctccctcccgTGCCATCAGAGCCTTGAAGGGCACTCTGCAAATGACTGCACAGACTCCTTTCACCCTGAAGCTCACTACAGGCTTTGAGCTTGCTGCAGCACACATTACTGGTGCAGAGCAGGCCCTGACAGACCAAGAAGCTCCAGATTGTATGGCATGAGCAGAGTCCCAGACAGACAACTCTTAGCAGAACATGTCTCTTATCCCCCTTTTGGGACCAGCAGAGGGTACTGCGCTCCCCAAGTGCCCACAAAGGTTCCCACCTCTCCACCACGTCGAGCATCCCACCACAGAAGCATCccacctgctctagtggaaggtgtccctgttcgtggcagggggctggaaatggatgagccttaaggccccttccaacccaaaccagtctgggattctatgacccTGCATCATCCAGTGCTGCCCACAGCACCTCAGGACTCCTGCTCCCACCAGGGTTTTGGTAACCACAAAGGCAGGTCCCAAACTATAGCAACAGCCAGGACCCCTCCTGGAGAACCCTTCCtcccaggaggaagaggagcaggaccAGGTACCAGCCACGCACTGGTGCTCCCAAGCCTCTCACCTTCATTCGATCGTACTTGTCATCCACGTCTTGCAACCAGGAAATGAACTGTCGCGCATTGAAACGGTCTCTGACTGATTTGTTTTCATCTCCCTAAGCAAAAGACAGCACAAGGGAATTACAGAGGAGAATGTTCTTGGTGTTACTATATGCAGCTACAGGTCTAACAGGCCATGTTCCAACTCCTCTTAGGGCATACGCTCATCAGAAAcaagaaggagggaggaagaatgGAGTACActgctcccagctgctctgGCAGCCCTCTGTCGAGGCTCCAGCCTCAGGCAGTgatgcacacatgcatgcatgcacTCCCCATGTCTGCTTGTTTTGCAGAGAATCTGTCTGTGCCAGCCCATCAGAGCACTCACATCTCTCCTGTCTGCTTCAGCTCATGCCCATGACTGTAATGTCTTCACTGTAAAAGCACAGACACTTGGCTGGGAAATGCTGAGGGATAAACCAAGGCTCTGGGATCAATACTCCAGGTCATTAATGAATTTCAGGATCCCTCCTGCAATGCAGCACTGtgcttccctgagcagccaggctggcagcagctgcagggcttCAGAGGGTGCTGGCAGGATGGTGTGGGACCAACTGCAGCCACATGGCCACCAGCTGCAGAAACTGGACACGACTCCCCCTTCCCTggcacagaaggaagaaatgacCAGTTCTTGTGGCCTGTGAGACAGAGCCTGGCTCTTTCAAAGCCATTATTCAGACCCAAATCAATTTAATGGTTCTCTTCACTTCTTCCAACAGGAGAAGATATCTGAGTGCAGTAAAAGAAACCTTTTAAGGGTGTAGATGATACTGATCAAGAAAAAGGGCAGACAGCCCTGAGACTCACTGATAAACACAGTCATTTCTGCTTCTATCAGGAAGACATGCTCCCTGTATCCCCACATTCTGGATGTATTTCCTTCCCTGGCACACACAATGGGTATCCCAGAACGTGTGATACCAGAAACTGAGTCAGAGTAGGCAACCTGCAGGGTCAgacaggagctgcagggctcttGCAGCATGTTCTGCATCTGTGTGCCATGGTGGGAGAATGGCACCGAGCAGGGAGAGCATTAGGAActcctccctctctccatccAGAAAAGCACATCACCCTCAGGGTCTGGCACAGCTCCTTCACCATCAAGACAGACACTGACCTGATTTTCTAGAGGCATGTTATAGACCTCGGAGTCCAGCAGCATGGTGCAGGCACTGAAGGGCACAGCCTGGTTGGCAATAGTCCTTGCTGCCCGACAATGAACTCTCAGGATCTCCTGCTCGCAGGAAACGATGAGCTTCTCCTGAGGAAGAGCAAAGGAAGCAGTGAGCATTGCAGCCTCAgtctccccagcagagcagatCCAGGACCTCCTCCCCAGGAGGAGTTTTCCCTTACCCGTTCTATGCTGTGCTGAAGCCGCAGCTTTCCTCgcactgcttcctgctgcttgaAGAGCTCCTTCAGAGGCTCGGCAAGTGACGGTGGTGGTGCAATCTGTGGGTACACAGCAGGAGGAGGTTAGAGCCAacactgctgccctgcctgcatccaGCACCCACTGCCATGCAGCACATTGGCCAAGGGAGCTGGTGTCACCCTGCAGGGTGATGTACTGAGCTTGCCAAAGGAGAAGCTCTGCCTGTGCTTAGCAGGCAGGTGGCAGAGGACAATGTCCTAACCATGCCTAGACCACAGCACGGGGGGAGACAACAGGGCAAGAGGTGTCCAGTGCTGAGACACGAGCTCTGAGACACAGAATCAGAGCTTACACCACCCCATGTGCTGCAAAGGCAGTTTGTAAACGGGCCTGAACGTGTCTTATGAAGGGGTTGACACTGCTGGTGAAATACTGCCAGGAGCAGCCCAGTCTGCACACTGGTGGGAAGGGTGCCTGGGTCCTGATGTGTTCTGCACCCTCCTGGGGAGCAAGGTGCTTCACAAGCACAGCCCAACTCCAGAACAGGGGAGCAGGGGGCTCAGGGTTAGACTAGGAAGACACAAGCAGATTTGAACACAGGCTGCAACTactgtggtgctggggcagaCAAAGCAAGTATTAACTCATGAAAACAATATGGACTACCTGTACAGAAATACCCACAGATCGGGACATTCCAGCTGTCTGCAGCAGGCAATGAAGCCTGACTTAGCTGGTCATGTTGACCTCCTCCCTCCAGGCTGGATCCTGGACTTACTTCCTGCAACACTATTTGTTGATGCACCTGCATTAGCAAGTCCATTcttgcagcacagcagtgaaaTTTAGATCCCATTGCCAAGGAGTGAGTGCTATTGGCAAGTCAAATAGCAGAGcttgggaaaacaaaggcaGGAGTTAAGAGCCATATCTTTCCCAGTACTTCATGATCTAGGTTCATGATCTAATTATTATACTGCTTGGAAAAGCAGTTTTGCCTTCCAGCCTCAAATCCCGTGGATTCATACAAACCTGCTCTAAAGTCTGAACAAATCTCAAGTTCCTAAGCACAGCCCAAGGTCTCCTCTGCAAAAATACAGCATCTCAGAGGATGCATTTGTCATGCAGCCATCTAGTTACCGAGGCTTTGATCTGTCATCATGGGCACGTTCTAAAAGTAGGCTAACACCATGGCTGGGCACTACTGGCACTGCAAGGGCACTCACAGTGCACAGCGGACAATCTGGCTTGTAGGAGGGAGGGGACTGGTGCTGTggtttaaagagaaaaggtgaCTCACCACTGGAATATGGAGCTTGCTTAGAGGCTTGCCATCCAACAGGTAGGAGCCCGTGTAGGTGACATACTCAGCATAGCATTGAGGAGCTTGGGGAGTAATGTAGCAAAGGATTTTCCGCTTCTCTTCAATCTTTTTCCTGATCTGGAGGTACTCAAAGTAGGGGTTGGACCTGTCGCTGTGGTAAGGTTCGATGTCATCCAGTTTTATAGCATCCACAATAGCTGCCAGTGTTTGCTGTATCATCTCCCTTGTCTGCTGGGTGGACGTGttgatctgctgctgcagctgctggttgGAGCGCTGGAACCGGCGCTTGCGCGGGTGCTGAGCCTGGGAATCATCGTCCTCTGTAACTCGGCTCTTGGCACGTGTGACGGGCGCAGAAACAGGAGGAAAttccttctcagcagcagcagcgttCTGCTTGTTTTGGTTGGCGAGCATCTGAGCCCGGTTCCTGGTAATCCGCTGAGGAATCTCTTCtatttttggtggtttgggaGCTTCTGCTACTGGTTTTTGCACCGGTTCGACAGTTTCTGGTTTAGCATTGCTTGGAGGAGCTTCTGCCTGTGAGGAGGGGGCTTGGCTCGCACTGCGTGTCACAGTACCCTCCTGTGGGACACTGGTCTCCGTGGTGGACACGGGCTGGGgacagctctgggagctgctctctgcCACCCCACCAGAAGATGACTTGTCTTCACGTGCAGCCTCTGCCTCCTTGCTCTCTGCCTTAGCAGACTCAGATGGGGTCTGCTTTGGAACCTGTGCTTCCGAGTTCTCCGCTCCCTTTTCCTGGGCTACATTCTGCGCTTCTGAGCTGGCTTCTTTTGCAGCTACTTCTGGTTTCTGCTCCCCTGCTTTCGGCTCTGTCTCTGCGGGCAGGACAGCAGTTGCCTGCCTGGCTGGTGCCTCCTCGGACTCACCGGATGCTACTGTGGATGCGCTCGCTTTGATGACCCCAGCGCCTGCTTCTGAACCTGCTGCTGcgctttcctctgctgcttctgccttggTTGCCTCTGTCTCTGCATCCTTAGGCTGGAGCGGCAGTTCTGGTAGCGAGAAGGGGCCGAGGTCCAAGTCGTCTGTATTGGTGAAGGGATCAGGCCACGTTACTGCACCCTCCGTATTTGCAGGGGCAGCTTTATTGTTATccaagtatttgttttcttgtgcgCTACCAACTTCTGCCTGAGGTTCTGCTGGCACATGAGGGGGCTCTGGAGGTATCTCAGGTGCTGCTTCTGGAATAGGCTTACAGGTATTGAAGAACGTGTCTAACCTGGTAGGGGACATGTATGGAGCTTGCCCTTCAGCTTTCACTGTCTCTCCTGGAACTGCTTCCTCAGCATTCTGCTTGACTTCATCAAGCCTTGGTTCAGACACCGACAGAGGGTAAGATATGGGAGAAACAGGGTAGGAAGTATCTGTGGGAATGAAGGCTACTGGTGCAGGATGAATCGGCTCTAGTGAACAGAGTGGTGCTTTAGGGGACTCGGAGAACCTCTGGGGTGATTTCATCAGAAGCTCTGAGCCCATGGACCAGTTGACCGAGTGCTCTGCCGGGTTACCCATCAGGCTGGGAGGAATGCCAGCATCAGTGTTCCTGGACTGAGCGTTATCCCAGTCTATGTTGTTCTGTTCTGGCATACCTGAACTAAAATGGTTTTCTTCGATTGATGGTAAGTAAGTAGGTTCTGGTGGCATAATGGAAGCCGTAGCTTGCTGCTCTTCGGTGGTATCCAAGGGCATTCCGAGGTCGGGGGGAAGAGCACTTTCTACTGAAGGAGCCAGCAATTCATCCCTGTGGGAAGGGGAGGATTTTGCTTGTAAACCAGAAAAGACACTTTCAGGCGACTGGGAAACTCCACTGACAGCTCCTGGTGCACAGTGCAGAGCTTCCACTTTGGGTGATGAAACCCCATAATCTGGTGAGTAATACCCAGGAGATAAACACTGGAACTTCTCAGCAGggacagaaggaagaggaacTTTCTCCTCCATTAAGTGTGGCACTGGAGAGTCATAATTTGACGTTGCTGGAACACTTTGCTGTCTGAAAAATTTATCCCCAACACTGAATTCTTCTTCAGGTGCTCTTCTGATATCAACTGAGATGGAACGATAAAGGTTCGTGGAGGGTATGGTCCGAGATGGGGTCTGACCAGGGTTCTCAGGGAGGACACTGGAAACGTTGGTGTATCTGTCGAAGAAGGATGGAGAACAGGCGTTCATGGACATGGTGGATATGGGCAGTGAGTGCTGCGAGTCTGCACATTCAAACATCAGGTCTGTGTAGTCTTCATTGCTGCATGAAGGAGTCCTAGGTGTCTGCATGACTTCCTCGTAGCTTGGACAAGATACGACGGATGCTGGGGTTGGGACTCCCGTTGGCCGGTTCTGATCAGGCCTGGGAGATGCTGGGAGGATCTCCTTCAGCTGAGGACCTGTTATCCAGTCCTTAGAGTCTGTCCCAACAGCAGGCTGGGTCTTGTTTTCTGGTGACAGCATAGGAGTCAGCGGgcccagctctttcagcttcTTGTCCTTGAGCTGAGTATCCAGCGTTAACGGCTTCTTAGTTGCCAGATCCAGACTCCTCTTCCGTGCATCTTCTGAGGTTTTAAGTTTATCCTTTAACTTGGGGTCTCCAGACCTGTGCCTCATCTTCTCCATCTGCTTCATTCTCTCTTTGTGCCTTTTGTGGCGCTCCTCAATTTCCAGGTCTTTCTGGCTCAGCATCCTTTCAAAGCTGGTCATCATCAGATCACCATCTCCCAGAAGTTTCTCCCTTGGCCTGGCTTCTTTCTTGGCGGTGTCTTTGGAAAGGGTTATTTTTTCATTCCCATTGCTTATTTTTACTGACTCTGATTTATCTTTCTCTTGGTTCTCCTTGagcttttccttcagtttggTTTCACCAAATTTGAGATTGTCCTCCTTTGATTTATCTTTAAAGGCAGTAACCTGAGGACTGTCCTTAAGCGTTGACTTCGGATCATCTTTGTGATGTTTGAAGAAACCATCTGCATGTTTGtctctgtgtttttccttttcctccttccatttttccttgtgtttatcTCGCTTCTTCTTCTCTTTAGCTGTGCTGATGGTGCTGGAGCTGTAACTCTTGTCTTTTTCCGCCTTCTTTGACAGCTCTCTTTCAGAatcatttttatctttcttttcagaaaataagtaATCAATGCTTTTCTCTGGTTCCTCATCAGCCTCTGTCTTCACATTGTAGGAAGTGCTAAAAGCTTCCCCATCCACAGAGAAATCTTTTTCATAATGAGTGGAatcctttctgctgctggagtctttgaattcttctgttttttcctttttctctgtcttctccttctttgctttttctttctcatgacTTTTCTTTGACGAAGATGAGGAATGTCTGTGTCTCTCCTTCTCCTTGAGTTTGTCCTGCAAGCAGGTTAAAGGGAGAGAGTCCTTAAACTTTTCTTCAGTGGCATCGGTAAGAGAGAGGTTAGAAGACTCAAAGAGACTGGTCAGTCCTGGATCTTGTCCTCTATCTGTGAAGCTGTCAGAAGAGATCTCACTGATTTTGTCATTGGAATCATCTCTATAGTCGTTCAGAGCCTCCTCCTCCAATTTCTCCAGCAGGCTCTTCTCTGACTCCCCTCCTTTCGAAGACTTCTTCTCTTTGGAGTGCTCTTTATCTGGCTTCTCCTTATGCTTGCTTTTCACCTTTTCATCATTGGCATGTTTCTTTTCAACCTTTTCTGGAAGcttttgcttggttttcttctcctgagTGGAATCTATGGACGTTCTGTCTTTCCTGTCCTTGTACTTTTCGGTAGAGtctttatctttcttctctttgtgtttttcagaggaactcttttccttcttctcttttcccccttctgaTGTACctttgtcctttttcttctccttggagTCCTTatccttctgcttctctcctgaGTGCTGCCTGTCGGAGGAGTACTTGCGGTGCTTCTCAGGGTACAGCTCCTTCTCTGCAGCTGCACCATCCTCCTTCTCCTGCAGACTATCCAGACGATGCATGTCGCTCCCAGAAGAGTCGCCAACTTTGAACCCACTCAAGCTGTACTCATCCCTCTCATCTTCGCTTTCATCTGTGAAGATGTCTGCAATGCTGTACCAGCTTTTCTCCTTGCCTTTCTTCTCATCCTTTTTCTCAGAGAAGTCCTCTCGATCTGCAGAGAAGTTTTTATCTTTCTTGTCTTTAACCTGGTCAAAAGaactcttcctttctttctctttgctgtgtgGGTCTTTGTACTTctctttagtttcttttttctctttgaaactCTTGTCGAGTTCTTTGTCTTTCAGGACTTTCTCAGGAGCaactttttcacttttctccttGTCGCCTTCTTTGgatttttccttgtatttttctggctttgccttttcttttttttctttatcaggagcatctttcttctccttttccttcccagaatGGTGTCTCTCCCAGCTCTCCAGAGTTTTACCACTGAATTCAGGGTCAGGCTTATCCTTGAAGAACGTTTCGCAGCCATATTCTTTAAATTCATCTCGATAGGGCTCCTCCTGCTTCGTTTTGGTGTCTTTTCTATCTTTAGAGCCATCAGAGgaatcttttctgtctttggtgGCTTCActtgcatctttttctttcctctccttgaCACTCTCTGCAGAATCCTTCCTCTTCTTATCCTTTTCAGGCAAATAACTAGGAGGAACTTTGTGTCTGTCTGTTTGGTCCTTTTTCTTCTCGGAGCTTTTGTCCATGtactccctttctttcttctttaagaaAGTGTCCTTTTCATTACGTTTCTCATTGtattccttcttctcttttgttttgttttcctttttcttgtctttagTTTCCTCTTTTACAGGTTCTATGATTAGTTTTGCCACGGTGTCATTTTTAATCTCCCTGAAATCTGTTACTGGAGAATCCCAGCTATCTTCACCTTTGAAGTCGAAGGATGAGTCAGAAGACAAGTCTGAAAACCACCTCTCTTGCTGATCATCTGAAAGGCTGAACTTTGTGTCCTCGCTTTCGGGAAACTGGGTTTTGTTATTAAACTCATCAAACCCAGACTCATCCCTGTAAAGTTTgtcttttttgcatttttctttctcttccttgaaagctttttctttctctagttTGGAaaccttctcttcctt
Proteins encoded:
- the ANKRD11 gene encoding ankyrin repeat domain-containing protein 11 — encoded protein: MPKGGCSKTPQPEDFSLSNDMVEKQTGKKDKDKVSLTKTPKLDRSDGGKEVKERTTKRKLPFTVGTNGDQKDSDTEKQGPERKRIKKEPATRKPGLLFGMGLSGIRAGYPLSERQQVALLMQMTAEESANSPVDTTPKHPSQSTVCQKGTPNSASKTKDKVNKRNERGETRLHRAAIRGDARRIKELIIEGADVNVKDFAGWTALHEACNRGYYDVAKQLLAAGAEVNTKGLDDDTPLHDAANNGHFKVVKLLLHYGGNPHQSNRKGETPLKVANSPTMVNLLLGKTTYPSSEESSTETSEEEDAPSFAPSSSVDGNNTDSEFEKGLKHKPKAQEPPKTITPVKDEYEFDEDDEQDRVPPVDDKHLLKKDYRKETKANSFISIPKMEVKTYTKNNTITPKKAAHRILSDSSDEEESSVAVGTGEKLRLSSHSILPSSKIREPASTKPQKEKSKVKKKRKKETKNKEVRFGKKNDKFCSSESESENVESEEDDRDSLQSSSCVKDSRLVLKESSLFNSLSASSTSSHGSLASQKHNANLTEQHSKHWRTDNWKTISSPAWSDVSSLSDSTRTRLTSESDYSSEDSSLESLKPVRKKTEHRKKNTTHNTVSEKKNSFHSNVDGAIPKLDKEGKVVKKHKTKHKHKNKEKGQCPISQDIKIIKTFSFEFEDSKQKPEKGLIVETENPVENKLKVLKHEREHSKKEEKLPKGKAEEKEWLFKDETGKSLKEEKSLRKVKDGSKDMSKSFREGLSKSEKEKPVKEKSPKEEKPRLHKEERKKKSKDKQSKSEKKNELKEEKVSKLEKEKAFKEEKEKCKKDKLYRDESGFDEFNNKTQFPESEDTKFSLSDDQQERWFSDLSSDSSFDFKGEDSWDSPVTDFREIKNDTVAKLIIEPVKEETKDKKKENKTKEKKEYNEKRNEKDTFLKKKEREYMDKSSEKKKDQTDRHKVPPSYLPEKDKKRKDSAESVKERKEKDASEATKDRKDSSDGSKDRKDTKTKQEEPYRDEFKEYGCETFFKDKPDPEFSGKTLESWERHHSGKEKEKKDAPDKEKKEKAKPEKYKEKSKEGDKEKSEKVAPEKVLKDKELDKSFKEKKETKEKYKDPHSKEKERKSSFDQVKDKKDKNFSADREDFSEKKDEKKGKEKSWYSIADIFTDESEDERDEYSLSGFKVGDSSGSDMHRLDSLQEKEDGAAAEKELYPEKHRKYSSDRQHSGEKQKDKDSKEKKKDKGTSEGGKEKKEKSSSEKHKEKKDKDSTEKYKDRKDRTSIDSTQEKKTKQKLPEKVEKKHANDEKVKSKHKEKPDKEHSKEKKSSKGGESEKSLLEKLEEEALNDYRDDSNDKISEISSDSFTDRGQDPGLTSLFESSNLSLTDATEEKFKDSLPLTCLQDKLKEKERHRHSSSSSKKSHEKEKAKKEKTEKKEKTEEFKDSSSRKDSTHYEKDFSVDGEAFSTSYNVKTEADEEPEKSIDYLFSEKKDKNDSERELSKKAEKDKSYSSSTISTAKEKKKRDKHKEKWKEEKEKHRDKHADGFFKHHKDDPKSTLKDSPQVTAFKDKSKEDNLKFGETKLKEKLKENQEKDKSESVKISNGNEKITLSKDTAKKEARPREKLLGDGDLMMTSFERMLSQKDLEIEERHKRHKERMKQMEKMRHRSGDPKLKDKLKTSEDARKRSLDLATKKPLTLDTQLKDKKLKELGPLTPMLSPENKTQPAVGTDSKDWITGPQLKEILPASPRPDQNRPTGVPTPASVVSCPSYEEVMQTPRTPSCSNEDYTDLMFECADSQHSLPISTMSMNACSPSFFDRYTNVSSVLPENPGQTPSRTIPSTNLYRSISVDIRRAPEEEFSVGDKFFRQQSVPATSNYDSPVPHLMEEKVPLPSVPAEKFQCLSPGYYSPDYGVSSPKVEALHCAPGAVSGVSQSPESVFSGLQAKSSPSHRDELLAPSVESALPPDLGMPLDTTEEQQATASIMPPEPTYLPSIEENHFSSGMPEQNNIDWDNAQSRNTDAGIPPSLMGNPAEHSVNWSMGSELLMKSPQRFSESPKAPLCSLEPIHPAPVAFIPTDTSYPVSPISYPLSVSEPRLDEVKQNAEEAVPGETVKAEGQAPYMSPTRLDTFFNTCKPIPEAAPEIPPEPPHVPAEPQAEVGSAQENKYLDNNKAAPANTEGAVTWPDPFTNTDDLDLGPFSLPELPLQPKDAETEATKAEAAEESAAAGSEAGAGVIKASASTVASGESEEAPARQATAVLPAETEPKAGEQKPEVAAKEASSEAQNVAQEKGAENSEAQVPKQTPSESAKAESKEAEAAREDKSSSGGVAESSSQSCPQPVSTTETSVPQEGTVTRSASQAPSSQAEAPPSNAKPETVEPVQKPVAEAPKPPKIEEIPQRITRNRAQMLANQNKQNAAAAEKEFPPVSAPVTRAKSRVTEDDDSQAQHPRKRRFQRSNQQLQQQINTSTQQTREMIQQTLAAIVDAIKLDDIEPYHSDRSNPYFEYLQIRKKIEEKRKILCYITPQAPQCYAEYVTYTGSYLLDGKPLSKLHIPVIAPPPSLAEPLKELFKQQEAVRGKLRLQHSIEREKLIVSCEQEILRVHCRAARTIANQAVPFSACTMLLDSEVYNMPLENQGDENKSVRDRFNARQFISWLQDVDDKYDRMKTCLLMRQQHEAAALNAVQRMEWQLKVQELDPAGHKSLCVNEVPSFYVPMVDVNDDFVLLPA